One window of Candidatus Poribacteria bacterium genomic DNA carries:
- a CDS encoding flagellin FliC — MFRISSSALPTAVQNNLNRTTALVSQSIMRLSSGLRINRAGDDPAGLATSAALNSVITSLQQANRNTGMAISFTQTAEGGASSISDILVRLKELAIQAADSTTSTSSRSAIQLEADQLIQEIDRIASSTTFNGTCLTATNTNVTFYVGDGLGGINDQIGLQLSNLGSSAIVAGLTSAQIAVVGTATTALASVELGITSVTLVRSRFGAVENRLSRTSVDISARIALLQEADSAIRDADIAQEATSLIRAHILSQAGTFALAQTNLLAQNVMPLIGLAR, encoded by the coding sequence ATGTTTCGTATCAGCAGCTCCGCACTTCCAACTGCGGTACAGAATAATCTGAACCGCACCACCGCCCTGGTGTCACAGTCCATCATGCGGCTGTCCTCCGGGCTGCGGATCAACCGCGCCGGGGATGACCCAGCCGGGCTGGCAACGTCGGCAGCCCTCAACTCCGTCATCACATCCCTCCAGCAGGCGAATCGCAACACGGGCATGGCGATCTCCTTCACGCAGACTGCGGAAGGGGGAGCCAGTTCCATCTCAGACATTCTGGTGAGGCTCAAAGAGCTCGCGATCCAAGCCGCGGACTCGACGACATCCACCAGTTCGCGAAGCGCCATCCAGCTCGAAGCCGATCAGCTCATTCAAGAGATCGACCGAATCGCGTCATCGACCACGTTCAACGGAACCTGCCTTACGGCGACCAATACGAACGTGACCTTCTACGTCGGTGATGGTCTGGGCGGCATCAACGACCAGATCGGTCTCCAACTGAGCAATCTGGGCTCCTCTGCCATCGTGGCTGGACTCACCTCGGCGCAGATCGCCGTCGTCGGCACCGCGACGACAGCGCTCGCTTCGGTCGAGTTGGGCATCACCTCGGTGACTCTGGTTCGGAGCCGCTTCGGGGCGGTAGAGAACCGGCTGTCGCGCACGTCCGTGGATATCAGCGCGCGGATCGCTTTGCTACAAGAGGCGGACTCCGCGATCCGCGACGCGGATATCGCACAGGAGGCTACGAGCCTCATACGCGCGCACATCCTGTCGCAGGCGGGGACGTTTGCGCTGGCTCAGACCAACCTGCTCGCGCAGAACGTAATGCCGTTGATCGGCCTTGCGCGGTAG